In Sphingomonas crocodyli, the genomic window CGGGCGCATCGTGCGCTTTGCGGAGAAGGACAAGATCCTCGCCGACATGGTGATGAGCAAGTTCGCGATGGCCGAGCCGATCGCGATCCTGATCTTCAGCGGCATCTTCCAGCGTTTCCCCAAGCTCAAATTCGGCGCGATCGAGAGCGGATCGGGCTGGATGGCGTTCGCGGCGCACTACATGGACCGCACCTGGGAAAAGCAGCGTTACTGGACCGAGAGCCCGCTGAAGGAGCCGCCGAGCTTCTACATGGATCAGAACGTCTATACGTCGTTCATCAACGATCGTGTCGCGGTCGAAACGCGGCACATGCCCGGCGCCAAGAACATCATGTGGTCGTCCGATTATCCGCATTCGGAAACGACCTTCCCGGATTCGGCGGCGGTGATCGCGCGCGACATGGCGGGCATTCCGGAGGCGGACAAGCACGCCATCATCTGCGGCAACGCGTTCAACTTCTTCCGTATCGGCCAATAAGCACCGCCCGATACGCCAAACCGAAAGGCGGCCGCCCCTTCCCGGGACGGCCGCTTTTCTGCACTCTCAAACGGCGCACATTCGCGCCAGATCGAAGGGAAACGGCTGCGCATGTCGGCGACCGAGGAATATCGTCCCACCAATCCCAGCTTCAAACAGTCGAACGTGGCCGAGACGATCGGCCGTGACCTGGCCGAGACCGCCGCGCAGCTTCGCGAACTGGTGAGCCAGCATGTTGCCGGCGGCGTGCCGGTCGAGATCGAGAATCTCAAGCTGCCGGTCGGCGCGGGCAATTCGAACGAGACGATCCTGTTCGACGCGCGCTGGACGCAGGATGGCGTTGCGCAGCAGCGCGGCATGGTGCTGCGCATCGCGCCCAATGGCTATCAGCTGTTCAAGGATCCGCGCATCGCCGATCAATATCGCCTGATGCAGGTGCTGACCGAAGTCGGGAAGGTGCGCGTCGCCACCCCGCTCCATTTCGACGGTGGCACCGAGCCGTTCGGCGCGCCTTACTTCCTGATGGGCAAGCTCGACGGCTTCGTGCCCGTCACCTTCCCGCCCTATAACAGCGCGGGCAAATTGTTCGATGCCACCGTCGCGCAGCGCCGCACCGCGTGGGAATCGGCGATGGAGCAGCTTTGCGAGATAGCGCTGACCCCGCTCGATAAGGTCGCCTTCCTCGCCGACAATCCCGACGACGGCGATTTCGACGCGCATTTCAAAATGACGCTCGACGAGTGCCGCTGGTCGAAGGCCGATCACGTGCCGATCATCGCCGAGACCGAGGCGTGGCTGATCGCCAACAAGCCGAAGAATCCGCCGGTCGGCCTCAGCTGGGGCGATGCGCGGATCGGCAATATGATGATCGGGCCGGACTTCCGGATTTCGGGCGTGATGGATTGGGAGCAATTGTCGCTGGGCGGTGCGCTGCTCGATCTTGGCTGGTGGCTGTTCTTCGACGCGTTCCACAGCGTCAATCTAGGTCTCACGCGGCTCGAAGGGCTGGGCACGCGCGACGAGACGCTGGCCTATTTCCGTGGCCGCACCGGCATCGATACGTCCGAAATCCAGTGGTACGAGGTTCTGGCTGGCTACAAGCTCGCTCTGATCATGGCGCGCAAGCTGATCATGGAAAAGTCATCGGACCCCGGCAACAACGCCAACAACAATATCATCACGATCCAGCTCGCCCGATCCCTGGGGATCGATGCGCCTGCCGACGTGATCGAAGAAATCGCCTGATAAGACAGATAAGGGGACCAAGAGGATGCCGAACCCAGCGCCGCTCAAGCTCGACGAAGCGCTTTCGCCTGCCTGGCTCAGCTGGGCCTTGTCGCAGGCCAACGGCCCGGTCGACGTGACCGGAGTGGAGGTGCTGGAGGAGCTTGGCCCTTCGGCCACCAAGGTCCGCTTCAAGGTCACCTACGGCGCGAACCGGCCGGAGGGGCTGCCCGATCAATATTGCCTGAAGGGCGTATTCAAACCCGAACTGCTCGGCGAATATCTGAAGCAGGGCACGCAGGTGAACGAGATCGGCTTCTTCCGCGATTGCGCGCCGGTCATGTCGCTCAACACGCCGCGCTGCCTCTATGCCGGGCTCGACGAGGAGACGCTGGCCGGCATCATCATCATGGAGGATCTGATCCCGGCGGGCGGGCATTTCCTGACCGCGATGTCGGCCTATACCGCCGATCAGGCGGCGGGCAGCGTCGATCAGATCGCGCGGCTGCACGGTGCGAGCTGGGGCGACGCCAAGTTGGCGCCCTTCCCCTGGGCGAAGCCGCGCATGGCGCAACTGGCCAGCCTGCCCTGGCTCGAAGCCGGCAAGCTGACCGACCTGCTTAAGGGGTCGCGCGGCGACGCCCTGCCCGACGCCTATCGCGACGGCGCGCGCGTGCTCGCATCGATGAAGGCGCTAGCCGAGCGTGACGAGAAGTACGAACGCTGCCTCGTCCACGGTGACGCGCATGCGGGCAACGTCTTCGAACAGGATGGCAAGATCGGCCTGATCGACTGGCAGGTGCTGCAGCGCGCGAACTGGTCGCTCGATTTCGCCTACCATGTCGGCGCCGCGCTCGATGTCGAGGATCGGCGCAAGAACGAGCAGGATCTGCTGCGCTTCTATCTCGACCGCGTGAAGCAGTACGGCGGCAATCCGCCCGCATGGGACGAAGCCTGGGCGCTCTATCGCCAGTCGGTCTCCTACGGCTTCTTCATGTGGACGATCACGCTGCGCGTCGAACCGCAGATCATCGAGCGCTTCTGCACGCGGCTTGGCACCGCCGTCGTCGACGGCGGCGGGTGGGATCTGCTGGGAGTTTGATTTTCCGCGATACCGTTCTGCCCCCGGCTAGTGGTTGGCCAGGGGCAGAACGCGGTCTAGCGTCATCTGCAAACAGGCGGGAGAGGCCGACGTGCAGGATTATGTCACCCTACATCTGACGAACATTGCCAAGGGCCGCGAGGCCGATGCCGAGCGGCATTTCGAGGAGGTGCATGTTCCCGCGGTCAGGAAGCTGCGCGGGTTCAAGGACGTGCAGCGTTTCACCTGCTCGCCGCACCAGCTGATGCCGATCATCCAGCCGTGGACCCACGCGACGCTCTACAATTTCACGCTCGCCGATCCCTCGATCGACCTGCCGGCGATCGCCCCTTTGCTGGCCGACGTGCGCGAGGCGGGGATCACGGCGGCGGACGATGCCGAGCGGACCTACAGCTACCGCATGTATCATCCGTGGAAGTATAGCACGAACTACACGCCGGGCCCGCTGAGCCACCTGATGTTCCTGCTCGCCAACTTCACGCCGGGGCATGAGGCCGAATATCACAAATGGTACGACGACGTTCACAGCGTCGAAGTGTCGGAATCGCCCGGCTATGTCGGCATGCGGCGCGGGCGGCTGTGTGAGGTGCAGGTGCCGCCGGTGCGCTATTGCCCCGGCGACCAGCTGATCCTTGGCGGCATCCAGGTCGACGATGCCGAGTTGAAGCCGACGCTGCAGGAATTCTTCGACCGCGCCGAGGGCAAGAGCCCTTCGGGCGTCGCCTGGGGTCCGCGTTCGGGCACCGCGTCGATCGCGCGCACCGTCCATATTTTCCGGAGCATCAGCGGGCCGCACACGGCCTGAACATCACCGTCACCCCCGCGAAGGCGGGGGCCTATCCGGTGTCTTCACCCGCGGAGAGACTGGATGGGTCCCCGCCTTCGCGGGGATGACGATGGAGGATTAGAGGGTGAGCAACAGGCAGGAGGTGAAGGCTTCCGCGCCGCTGCTGACCGCCGTGACCTGCGGTCGCTTCGGCACCTGCCGCTCGCCCGCCTCGCCGCGCAACTGGACGCAGGCTTCGTGGAGCGCGCCGAAGCCGTGCATGCGGCCGCCCGACAATTGCCCGCCATTCGTATTGAGCGGCAGTTCGCCGTCGCGCGCGATCCGGTGGCCGCCCTCAATGAAGCGTCCGCCCTCGTTGCGCGGGCACAGGCCCAGCGCCTCCATCCAGCGCAGGGTGAGGACCGAGAAGCCGTCGTAAAGCTGCGCCATGTCGACATCGGCAGGCTTGAGATCGGTGCGCGACCACATCATCGCCGCCGCCTCATCGAAACCGGGCGCGGAACCAATCGCAGCGATGTTGATCCCGCGTTTGGCGTCATTCACGAGATCCGCGCGCGAGACGATGAAGGCGACCGATCCGTCCATCGGCACGTCGCAATCGTAGAGGCACAGAGGATCCGAGATCATCCGCGACGCCAGATAATCGTCGAGGCTCATAGGATCGCGATAGACCGCCGCCGGATTGAGTGCGGCATTGGCGCGGGCGACCACAGCGATCTGGCCGATCTGCTCGCGGGTCGTGCCGCTTTCGTACATGTAACGCTGCATCGTCAGGCCGCCATAGGTCGAATGGCTGGCGCCGATCGGGTCGATCCACTGGCTGCGCTCGCGCTGCACGCCGCTGCGCATCGTTTCGGAGCGGCTGCCGATCTGAGTCTGCGCCGAGGATTCCCAGACGGTGCGGAAGCACAGGACATGGTTGGCGAGGCCCGCGCCGATCGCCGCCATCGCGGTGACGATCGCGCCCAGCTGCCCCGGCAGTTCGGATGCGCCATTATACCAGCGCAGGTTGAGGCCGAGCAGTGAGCGCATATCGTCCGCCCCCGCGCCCGACATGCCGGGTGTCGAGGCCAGCGCGCCGGGATAGGTCGAAACGCCATCGATCTCGGCCGGCGTCAGCCCCGCATCGGCGATCGCCGCAAGTGCCGCCTGCGCGGTCAGGCTCCACGGATCGCGGCCGAGCCGCCGCCCGCAATCGGAGATACCGACTCCGGTGATTAGAGCTTTGCCTTCGATCATGGACGGAACACCGGAATGAAAGCCTCTTCGGCCTGTTCGAACTCGACCGCCACCTTCATGCCGATTGCCACATCCTCGACCGCAACCCCGACGATGTTCGTCTGCACGAACAGCCCCGCCTGCTCCTCCAGCTCGACATCGGCGATGACATAAGGGGGCGGCATGCCCGGCTTCCACTGATAGCGATTGATCGTGAAACTATGGACGGTGCCTTTGCCCGACACCGGATCGAAGCCGACATCCGTCGAATGGCATCGCCGGCACAGCGGCTGCGGCGGATGCATGTAGAAATTGCAGGCGCGGCAATGCGCGATGCGCAGCACGCCATCGGCGCCCGATCTCCAGAAATCGGCAGTGCGAGTGGTAAGGGGCGGGGCGACCCGCTGCATATCGCTCATCAGGCGTCCTTGATCGGGCCGGGCAGGACGATGCCGCGCGGCTTCCACGGCGGCGGGTTTTTGATCGCCGGCACCGCCCCCTGCTTCGCGCCTTTCGACGCGAGCAGATCGAGGAAGTCGGCCATGTCCTGCTCCGCGCAGAAGGACGATCCCTCCCCCGCGATGATGCCCAGCGTCTCGCACCCCTCCGGCC contains:
- a CDS encoding phosphotransferase family protein, with product MSATEEYRPTNPSFKQSNVAETIGRDLAETAAQLRELVSQHVAGGVPVEIENLKLPVGAGNSNETILFDARWTQDGVAQQRGMVLRIAPNGYQLFKDPRIADQYRLMQVLTEVGKVRVATPLHFDGGTEPFGAPYFLMGKLDGFVPVTFPPYNSAGKLFDATVAQRRTAWESAMEQLCEIALTPLDKVAFLADNPDDGDFDAHFKMTLDECRWSKADHVPIIAETEAWLIANKPKNPPVGLSWGDARIGNMMIGPDFRISGVMDWEQLSLGGALLDLGWWLFFDAFHSVNLGLTRLEGLGTRDETLAYFRGRTGIDTSEIQWYEVLAGYKLALIMARKLIMEKSSDPGNNANNNIITIQLARSLGIDAPADVIEEIA
- a CDS encoding phosphotransferase translates to MPNPAPLKLDEALSPAWLSWALSQANGPVDVTGVEVLEELGPSATKVRFKVTYGANRPEGLPDQYCLKGVFKPELLGEYLKQGTQVNEIGFFRDCAPVMSLNTPRCLYAGLDEETLAGIIIMEDLIPAGGHFLTAMSAYTADQAAGSVDQIARLHGASWGDAKLAPFPWAKPRMAQLASLPWLEAGKLTDLLKGSRGDALPDAYRDGARVLASMKALAERDEKYERCLVHGDAHAGNVFEQDGKIGLIDWQVLQRANWSLDFAYHVGAALDVEDRRKNEQDLLRFYLDRVKQYGGNPPAWDEAWALYRQSVSYGFFMWTITLRVEPQIIERFCTRLGTAVVDGGGWDLLGV
- a CDS encoding thiolase family protein, with product MIEGKALITGVGISDCGRRLGRDPWSLTAQAALAAIADAGLTPAEIDGVSTYPGALASTPGMSGAGADDMRSLLGLNLRWYNGASELPGQLGAIVTAMAAIGAGLANHVLCFRTVWESSAQTQIGSRSETMRSGVQRERSQWIDPIGASHSTYGGLTMQRYMYESGTTREQIGQIAVVARANAALNPAAVYRDPMSLDDYLASRMISDPLCLYDCDVPMDGSVAFIVSRADLVNDAKRGINIAAIGSAPGFDEAAAMMWSRTDLKPADVDMAQLYDGFSVLTLRWMEALGLCPRNEGGRFIEGGHRIARDGELPLNTNGGQLSGGRMHGFGALHEACVQLRGEAGERQVPKRPQVTAVSSGAEAFTSCLLLTL
- a CDS encoding Zn-ribbon domain-containing OB-fold protein, yielding MSDMQRVAPPLTTRTADFWRSGADGVLRIAHCRACNFYMHPPQPLCRRCHSTDVGFDPVSGKGTVHSFTINRYQWKPGMPPPYVIADVELEEQAGLFVQTNIVGVAVEDVAIGMKVAVEFEQAEEAFIPVFRP